One segment of Ureibacillus thermophilus DNA contains the following:
- a CDS encoding helix-turn-helix transcriptional regulator — protein MRKNTFIIKQRAFLKLYMLHEAEKGRLYGLQILENLQDYFKDLGYKPTKSEVYKSLHELLKEGYVTREPIKKEGAEMQTLYIYRLGDKEKVKAYKDMVKADLDRSIALLNRALKDNYSQKRG, from the coding sequence ATGAGAAAAAATACTTTTATTATTAAACAGCGGGCGTTTTTAAAATTGTATATGCTTCATGAAGCAGAAAAGGGAAGACTTTATGGACTTCAAATCCTGGAAAATTTGCAGGATTATTTTAAAGATTTGGGTTATAAGCCAACAAAATCAGAAGTATATAAATCCCTTCATGAACTTCTAAAAGAAGGATATGTTACAAGAGAACCTATAAAAAAAGAAGGGGCTGAAATGCAGACATTATATATTTATAGGTTAGGAGACAAAGAGAAAGTGAAGGCTTATAAAGATATGGTGAAAGCGGATTTGGATCGCTCCATTGCTTTGTTGAACCGGGCGTTGAAAGATAACTATTCCCAGAAAAGGGGATGA
- the serC gene encoding 3-phosphoserine/phosphohydroxythreonine transaminase has protein sequence MSTNKRAYNFNAGPSALPLVVLERAQKELVNFNDSGMSIMEMSHRSKDYEEVHNNAIERLKRIFSIPENYDVLFLQGGASLQFTMVPMNFLTKDKTASYVLTGSWSEKAHKEAKLFGNAAVAASTKENEYRNIPNLDEIQFNADDAYVHITSNNTIYGTQWKEFPNTGDVPLVADMSSDILSRPVDVSKFGIIYAGAQKNLGPSGVTVVIIRKDLLEKANIDIPTMLKYKTHAEKNSLYNTPPTFGIYMLGEVLRWVEEQGGLEAIQQRNEEKAKYIYDIIDESNGFYRGHAETKSRSLMNITFRLADEELEKQFLAEAKAAGFVGLNGHRSVGGCRASTYNAVPVEACIALRDFMYEFQKKHQ, from the coding sequence GTGAGTACAAATAAACGTGCATATAATTTTAACGCAGGACCATCCGCATTACCTCTTGTAGTATTAGAAAGAGCTCAAAAAGAACTAGTAAACTTTAACGATTCAGGCATGTCCATCATGGAAATGAGCCATCGCAGCAAAGATTATGAAGAAGTTCATAACAATGCCATCGAACGTTTAAAAAGAATTTTCTCCATCCCAGAAAACTACGATGTACTCTTTTTGCAAGGTGGGGCAAGCCTTCAATTTACAATGGTGCCAATGAACTTTTTAACAAAAGACAAAACCGCAAGCTATGTGTTGACTGGTTCTTGGTCTGAAAAAGCCCATAAAGAAGCTAAACTTTTCGGTAATGCAGCGGTTGCAGCAAGCACGAAAGAAAATGAATACCGCAATATTCCAAACTTAGATGAAATTCAATTTAATGCTGATGATGCATATGTTCATATCACTTCAAATAATACAATTTACGGCACTCAATGGAAAGAATTCCCTAACACTGGCGATGTACCATTAGTGGCAGATATGTCCAGCGACATTTTGTCTCGCCCAGTTGATGTAAGCAAATTTGGCATTATTTATGCTGGTGCCCAAAAGAACTTAGGCCCATCTGGTGTGACAGTAGTCATCATTCGCAAAGATTTGCTTGAAAAAGCCAATATAGATATTCCAACGATGTTAAAATATAAAACTCATGCAGAGAAAAATTCTTTATATAATACTCCTCCAACATTCGGAATCTATATGTTGGGAGAAGTTCTTCGTTGGGTGGAAGAACAAGGCGGCCTTGAAGCTATTCAACAACGCAACGAAGAAAAAGCAAAATATATTTATGATATCATCGATGAAAGCAACGGATTCTATAGAGGACATGCGGAAACAAAAAGTCGCTCTCTTATGAACATTACATTCCGTTTAGCTGATGAAGAATTGGAAAAACAATTCTTGGCGGAAGCAAAAGCAGCTGGCTTCGTTGGATTAAACGGCCATCGTTCTGTTGGCGGCTGCCGTGCATCTACTTACAATGCAGTGCCTGTAGAAGCATGCATTGCTTTAAGAGATTTCATGTATGAATTCCAAAAGAAACATCAATAA
- a CDS encoding NRDE family protein, giving the protein MCLIHFHYKEHPIYQLIVIANRDEIYDRPTAPAHFWEDEPEILAGRDLLQMGTWLGMSKNGRFAAITNFRDPTLPERPRSRGEIVRNFLASQVHPKDFIENLAKEKDNYGGFNVILWDGEHLWHYNNIFDEKYEIPQGTHSLSNHTLNTPWPKVVKGKGRLEEYIKTHPNLVHIDDLFEIMMDREIAPDEELPDTGVGLEMERNLSAAFIQLPHYGTRCSTVLLIDKEWNVTFVERTFNNGNFKFEKRFQFKIDK; this is encoded by the coding sequence ATGTGTTTAATTCATTTTCATTATAAGGAACATCCAATATATCAACTGATTGTCATAGCCAATCGTGATGAAATTTATGACCGCCCAACAGCTCCGGCCCATTTTTGGGAAGACGAGCCGGAGATTTTGGCGGGCAGGGACCTTCTTCAAATGGGTACGTGGCTAGGAATGTCCAAGAATGGTCGATTTGCGGCCATCACCAATTTCCGTGATCCGACTTTGCCAGAAAGACCTCGTTCCCGCGGAGAAATTGTGCGGAATTTTTTAGCAAGCCAAGTTCACCCAAAGGATTTTATTGAAAACCTTGCAAAAGAAAAAGATAACTATGGCGGATTTAACGTCATTCTTTGGGATGGAGAGCATTTATGGCATTATAATAATATTTTTGATGAAAAATATGAGATTCCCCAAGGCACCCATAGTTTAAGCAATCATACATTAAATACTCCATGGCCGAAAGTGGTGAAAGGGAAAGGGCGTCTTGAGGAATATATTAAAACCCATCCTAATCTCGTTCATATTGATGATTTATTTGAAATCATGATGGACCGGGAAATTGCCCCGGACGAAGAACTTCCGGATACAGGCGTCGGTTTAGAAATGGAGAGAAATTTATCTGCAGCTTTCATTCAATTGCCACATTACGGTACTCGCTGCTCAACGGTTCTATTAATTGATAAAGAATGGAACGTAACTTTCGTTGAACGTACTTTCAATAACGGCAACTTTAAATTTGAAAAAAGATTTCAATTCAAAATAGATAAATAA
- a CDS encoding carboxymuconolactone decarboxylase family protein, which yields MANFCGNDQNHSMKMLRKYAPEQFKAFAQFDRNIFKHGALTKKEKEIIAVAVAHVTKCHYCIDVHTKKAKAQGATLEELVEAVFVVSAVEAGEVMEHASLAYANFYEAAFKQGNISGELKALIAVAATCILQNFELMDYYTKQALERGATKEQIIEAKYVASALKAGSVYAHMIHLYESFIE from the coding sequence ATGGCAAATTTTTGCGGAAATGATCAAAATCACTCAATGAAAATGCTAAGAAAATATGCGCCGGAGCAATTTAAAGCTTTTGCTCAATTTGACAGAAACATTTTTAAACATGGAGCCTTAACGAAGAAAGAAAAAGAAATCATCGCTGTTGCGGTTGCCCATGTTACAAAATGCCATTATTGCATTGATGTTCATACTAAAAAAGCAAAGGCACAAGGAGCCACTTTGGAAGAACTGGTGGAAGCGGTCTTTGTTGTATCAGCAGTAGAAGCTGGAGAGGTCATGGAACATGCTTCTCTAGCCTATGCCAATTTTTATGAAGCTGCATTCAAACAAGGGAATATAAGCGGGGAGTTAAAAGCGCTGATTGCCGTTGCTGCCACATGTATACTTCAAAATTTTGAACTCATGGATTACTACACGAAACAAGCGTTGGAACGGGGAGCGACAAAGGAACAAATAATAGAAGCGAAGTATGTAGCGTCTGCACTAAAAGCTGGAAGCGTTTATGCCCATATGATTCATTTGTATGAGAGTTTTATTGAATAA
- the thiD gene encoding bifunctional hydroxymethylpyrimidine kinase/phosphomethylpyrimidine kinase, with amino-acid sequence MNIVMTIAGSDSGGGAGIQADLKTFQELDVFGTSVITALTAQNTLGVHGIFPATPEFVEQQLNAVLDDLKVKALKTGMLFSKEIIERIAKKLREQQIQIVVDPVMIAKGGHALLKEDAVQAMIKELIPIATVVTPNIPEAEAITGMAIDTEEDIKQAAEKLLSIGVGCVVMKGGHMDEPTATDRIYFQDGSTFQLKSKRIHTKHTHGTGCTFSAAITAYLGRGFSVKDSIIEAKKYVQSAIENPLHIGNGHGPTNHFAHRFHSAEVEVIE; translated from the coding sequence ATGAATATCGTTATGACGATAGCTGGTTCAGATAGCGGAGGAGGAGCGGGCATTCAGGCGGACTTGAAAACATTCCAGGAGCTGGACGTTTTTGGTACATCTGTAATCACCGCATTAACGGCGCAAAACACTTTGGGTGTCCACGGCATTTTTCCTGCAACTCCAGAATTTGTCGAGCAGCAATTGAATGCGGTATTGGATGATTTGAAAGTGAAAGCCTTAAAAACAGGAATGTTATTTTCCAAAGAGATCATCGAAAGGATTGCCAAAAAATTGCGGGAACAACAAATTCAAATCGTTGTGGATCCGGTTATGATTGCAAAAGGGGGACATGCATTATTAAAAGAGGATGCGGTGCAAGCGATGATTAAGGAGCTGATTCCCATTGCAACGGTGGTGACCCCGAACATACCGGAAGCCGAAGCAATTACCGGAATGGCAATCGATACAGAAGAAGATATAAAACAGGCAGCGGAAAAATTATTGAGCATTGGCGTTGGATGTGTCGTAATGAAAGGCGGCCACATGGATGAGCCTACTGCAACGGATCGAATCTATTTCCAAGATGGTTCAACCTTTCAATTAAAATCAAAAAGAATTCATACAAAACATACCCATGGAACCGGATGCACTTTTTCTGCTGCTATTACCGCCTATTTAGGAAGGGGCTTTTCAGTAAAAGATTCCATTATCGAGGCTAAAAAATATGTCCAATCGGCTATTGAAAATCCACTTCATATTGGCAACGGCCATGGCCCTACCAACCATTTTGCCCATCGCTTTCATAGTGCGGAGGTGGAAGTTATTGAATAG
- the thiE gene encoding thiamine phosphate synthase, translating into MNRKDLAVYFIMGTENCKNENPLHLLEEALQAGITIFQLREKGKQPLVGKELEQFAMKCKALCKQYQVPFIINDDVDLALKIDADGVHVGQDDAPLQEIRKKFQGKIIGVSVHNEEEMMNAVKWGADYVGIGPIYETKSKPDAKKPEGVTFLKKARNMYPDFPIVAIGGITPMNAKEVLESGADGVAVISAICDSGNRKETVQLLKGFKLIEKKEFT; encoded by the coding sequence TTGAATAGAAAAGATTTAGCCGTTTATTTCATTATGGGAACAGAGAATTGTAAAAATGAAAATCCTTTGCACCTATTGGAAGAGGCATTGCAAGCAGGGATTACTATTTTTCAACTGAGGGAGAAAGGAAAGCAACCTTTAGTAGGCAAAGAGTTGGAACAATTTGCAATGAAATGCAAAGCTCTATGCAAGCAGTATCAAGTTCCTTTTATCATTAATGATGATGTGGACCTTGCCTTAAAAATCGATGCAGATGGCGTGCATGTGGGACAGGATGATGCCCCTCTTCAAGAAATCCGGAAAAAGTTTCAAGGAAAAATTATCGGGGTTTCCGTTCATAATGAAGAAGAAATGATGAATGCAGTTAAATGGGGGGCAGATTATGTAGGGATTGGCCCTATATATGAAACCAAATCAAAGCCGGATGCCAAAAAGCCTGAAGGAGTAACTTTTTTAAAAAAGGCGCGCAATATGTATCCGGATTTTCCCATTGTTGCAATCGGCGGGATTACACCGATGAACGCAAAAGAAGTGTTAGAATCGGGGGCAGATGGGGTAGCGGTTATTTCTGCTATTTGCGACAGCGGAAATCGAAAAGAAACTGTACAACTTTTAAAAGGTTTTAAATTAATAGAAAAAAAGGAATTTACATAA
- a CDS encoding YjcZ family sporulation protein — protein MGYGYGGYGYCGNSFALIVVLFILLIIVGTHFKYSC, from the coding sequence ATGGGCTACGGCTATGGAGGATACGGCTATTGCGGAAATAGCTTTGCGTTAATTGTTGTTTTATTTATCCTTCTAATCATTGTTGGTACACATTTTAAATATTCTTGTTAA
- a CDS encoding methyl-accepting chemotaxis protein yields the protein MTVPEELYGFSIKLIAVPITDENNKVIGSISVSTNQENHSKLLKVAEQFAASAEEISASTEELSASANNFNSYIEKLSESQKEMTKQVEDSAKILELINNVAKNTRILGFNAGIEAARAGEYGKGFSVVAKEITKLAEQSADSVNEIRNLLEQLKDKVKQVAAYVNSTVEVSSNQTSALNDISNSIQNIAHVAEEIEQMAQKIF from the coding sequence ATGACAGTACCAGAGGAATTGTATGGTTTTTCAATTAAACTGATTGCCGTGCCCATTACGGATGAGAATAATAAAGTGATTGGCAGCATTTCCGTCAGCACAAATCAGGAGAATCATTCAAAACTGTTAAAAGTGGCGGAACAATTTGCTGCATCAGCCGAGGAAATTTCTGCTTCCACAGAAGAACTATCGGCTTCGGCCAATAATTTTAATAGCTATATCGAAAAACTATCTGAATCTCAAAAAGAAATGACGAAACAAGTGGAAGATTCAGCTAAAATACTTGAATTAATCAATAATGTGGCAAAAAATACGAGAATCCTAGGTTTTAATGCCGGCATCGAAGCAGCACGAGCCGGGGAATATGGAAAAGGATTCAGTGTGGTGGCGAAAGAAATCACAAAACTCGCGGAGCAAAGTGCAGATTCTGTAAACGAGATTCGCAATTTGCTGGAACAGTTAAAAGATAAGGTAAAACAAGTTGCGGCTTATGTGAATAGTACAGTGGAAGTAAGTTCAAATCAAACATCTGCACTCAATGATATTTCAAATAGCATACAAAATATTGCCCATGTGGCAGAAGAAATTGAACAAATGGCTCAAAAAATATTCTAA
- the proS gene encoding proline--tRNA ligase — protein MSQQQTNDFTKWYIETIQKADLMDYTPVRGCIAFKPDGYELWEHIQAEMDRRFKETGHRNAYFPMLIPESFFQKEKEHVEGFSPELPWVTEAAGEKLEERLALRPTSETMIGYLYSNWIKSYRDLPVLINQWANVFRWEKKTLPFIRTSEFLWQEGHTAHENEEDARKETMQMLNIYKEVVENVLAIPVYDGQKTPSERFAGAVDTYSIEAMMKDGKAVQAGTSHYLGTKFAEAFNIKYLNRENKHVYVHTTSWGTSTRLIGSVIMVHGDEKGLVLPPKIAPTQVILIPVGPWKKTPAILEKLEEIHKALKEKGIRTRIDDSDQSPGFKFNEWELKGVPVRIELGPRDLENNQVILKARDEDEKISVSIESVVEAVEKELETMQKRLYEKAKAFRDANSHTDIDTLDQLKEHIANSEKNGTIPGWILGGWCGDDACEAKVKEETKFTSRNIPFNPPTTKHTCITCGKEAKHTVWFGRAY, from the coding sequence ATGTCACAACAACAAACAAATGATTTTACAAAATGGTACATTGAAACGATTCAAAAAGCGGATTTAATGGATTACACGCCGGTGCGCGGTTGTATCGCTTTTAAGCCAGATGGATATGAATTATGGGAACACATTCAAGCAGAAATGGATAGACGTTTTAAAGAAACGGGACATCGAAACGCTTATTTCCCAATGCTCATCCCAGAATCTTTCTTCCAAAAAGAAAAAGAGCACGTAGAAGGATTTTCACCTGAACTCCCATGGGTGACAGAAGCTGCGGGAGAAAAGCTGGAAGAGCGTCTAGCCCTTCGTCCAACTTCTGAAACAATGATTGGCTATTTATATTCCAACTGGATTAAATCTTACCGTGATCTTCCAGTACTCATTAACCAATGGGCAAATGTGTTCCGTTGGGAAAAGAAAACATTGCCGTTCATCCGCACTTCCGAGTTTTTGTGGCAAGAAGGTCATACGGCCCATGAAAATGAAGAAGATGCTCGTAAAGAAACAATGCAAATGCTAAATATTTATAAAGAAGTGGTGGAAAACGTATTAGCGATTCCGGTATATGACGGACAAAAAACGCCTTCTGAACGTTTTGCCGGTGCGGTAGATACGTACTCGATCGAAGCGATGATGAAAGACGGAAAAGCTGTCCAAGCTGGAACAAGCCACTATTTAGGCACAAAATTTGCCGAAGCTTTCAATATTAAATATTTGAACCGCGAAAACAAACACGTATATGTTCATACAACTTCTTGGGGAACTTCTACTCGTTTAATTGGTTCCGTGATTATGGTGCATGGAGATGAAAAAGGATTAGTATTGCCGCCAAAAATTGCACCAACTCAAGTGATTTTAATTCCTGTTGGTCCATGGAAGAAAACACCTGCCATCTTAGAAAAATTGGAAGAAATCCATAAAGCATTGAAAGAAAAAGGCATTCGCACACGCATTGACGATTCCGACCAATCACCAGGATTTAAATTTAATGAGTGGGAGTTAAAAGGCGTACCAGTTCGCATTGAACTTGGACCACGCGATTTAGAAAATAATCAAGTTATTTTGAAAGCTCGCGATGAAGATGAAAAAATCTCTGTTTCCATTGAATCTGTTGTAGAAGCGGTGGAAAAAGAATTAGAAACAATGCAAAAACGGCTTTATGAAAAAGCAAAAGCATTCCGCGATGCAAACTCTCATACGGATATTGATACATTAGACCAATTAAAAGAACATATCGCAAATTCCGAGAAAAACGGTACCATTCCTGGCTGGATTCTTGGCGGTTGGTGCGGCGACGATGCTTGTGAAGCGAAAGTGAAAGAAGAAACAAAATTCACTTCCCGCAATATTCCGTTTAATCCGCCAACAACGAAACATACTTGCATTACTTGCGGAAAGGAAGCAAAACATACTGTTTGGTTCGGTAGAGCATATTAA
- a CDS encoding methyl-accepting chemotaxis protein has product MINQSNNLVSELTNSISNFIDGYEKSILEIASDQPVKDYYYNSTSFNDEGDQAFRQHLKRYMNIYDSSANIYFTDSNKIIIEPHFDEIFDLDVHSRAWYTEAMKNPDEVFWSPPYIDAQSGEYTISGSKAVMEGNNILGVLGVDILLTSLTEEISKIDLGYDGYPIILDSSGLAIVHPTQSGGDLSNFEYVKKMLNDQNEKNVLKTTIGDEKSVIVYEKIPSLGWTVGAVYNLNQLHGTAHDIQNMIIIFALIILLATFIILYFTITKMMQPIHSLSSSMEQVAHGDLTVHIDTRRKDEIGELAQHFNKMIDEMKKIIGVVQSSSKQVEDRSHHLSALAEETNASSSEVAKAVREIAIGATKSSENADQVTVSSTKLADKINDMTEQSKALKGITNEAHSINHEGQEKMNNLLSSFTNSKEELLNMARSITSLEEKIHAIEFVIDSISEISAQTNLLALNASIEAARAGEHGKGFAVVAEEVRKLAEQSAKATEHVKSTILKLQDEAKVVVNDMNEMQDTFKEQEKVVEDTGKLFKNLSTMIRNMENTFKTVTEEIDSIIKYKDRVVKTIEEMSETAQTTAASCEEVSAASDEQLTAIQSVAEASEELNQLSAELSKTISKFKIQ; this is encoded by the coding sequence GTGATAAATCAGAGTAATAATTTGGTCAGTGAATTAACAAATTCAATTTCAAATTTCATTGATGGCTATGAAAAAAGTATTCTGGAAATTGCCTCAGATCAACCTGTAAAAGATTATTATTATAATTCTACCTCTTTTAATGATGAAGGCGATCAAGCATTCCGCCAACATTTAAAAAGGTATATGAACATCTATGATTCATCCGCAAATATTTATTTCACTGACAGCAATAAGATAATTATTGAACCACATTTTGATGAAATATTTGATTTAGATGTTCATTCCCGTGCATGGTATACAGAAGCTATGAAAAATCCGGATGAAGTATTTTGGTCTCCACCATACATAGATGCCCAATCCGGGGAATATACGATATCCGGCTCAAAAGCTGTAATGGAAGGAAATAACATTTTAGGGGTGCTTGGAGTTGACATTTTATTAACTAGTTTAACTGAGGAAATTTCAAAAATAGATTTGGGCTATGATGGATATCCAATCATATTGGATTCATCTGGACTAGCAATTGTCCATCCAACCCAATCCGGGGGAGATTTAAGCAATTTCGAATATGTGAAAAAAATGTTGAATGATCAAAATGAGAAAAATGTTTTAAAAACGACAATCGGTGATGAAAAATCTGTCATTGTTTATGAAAAAATCCCATCATTAGGTTGGACAGTTGGCGCAGTCTACAATCTAAATCAATTACATGGAACTGCCCATGATATTCAAAATATGATTATTATTTTTGCTCTGATCATACTATTAGCAACATTTATCATATTATATTTCACTATTACAAAAATGATGCAGCCGATTCATTCGTTAAGTTCTTCCATGGAACAAGTAGCCCATGGTGATTTAACTGTACATATTGATACAAGGAGAAAAGATGAAATCGGTGAATTGGCGCAGCATTTCAATAAAATGATTGATGAAATGAAGAAAATCATAGGAGTTGTGCAATCTTCTTCCAAACAAGTTGAAGACCGCTCCCATCATTTAAGTGCCCTTGCGGAAGAAACGAACGCTTCCAGCAGTGAAGTTGCAAAAGCGGTGAGGGAAATAGCCATCGGCGCTACAAAATCAAGCGAAAATGCAGACCAAGTCACAGTATCTTCTACAAAACTGGCAGATAAAATCAATGATATGACGGAACAGTCAAAAGCGCTCAAAGGGATTACCAATGAAGCACACAGCATAAATCATGAAGGTCAAGAAAAAATGAACAATTTATTAAGTTCCTTTACAAATTCTAAAGAAGAATTATTGAATATGGCCCGTTCCATCACTTCTTTGGAAGAAAAAATTCATGCGATTGAATTCGTAATAGATTCTATCTCCGAAATTTCCGCGCAAACAAACTTGCTGGCTTTAAATGCAAGTATTGAAGCTGCCCGGGCAGGAGAGCATGGCAAAGGATTTGCAGTGGTGGCTGAAGAAGTCCGCAAGCTGGCGGAACAATCAGCAAAAGCTACAGAGCATGTCAAATCGACCATCCTGAAATTGCAGGATGAAGCAAAAGTAGTTGTCAATGATATGAATGAAATGCAAGATACATTCAAAGAACAAGAAAAAGTCGTGGAAGACACAGGAAAGCTATTTAAAAATTTATCCACGATGATTCGAAATATGGAAAATACGTTTAAAACAGTTACGGAAGAGATTGATAGCATTATTAAATATAAAGACCGTGTTGTGAAAACAATTGAAGAAATGTCCGAGACTGCGCAAACAACAGCTGCATCCTGCGAGGAAGTAAGTGCGGCAAGCGACGAGCAGTTAACAGCTATCCAATCTGTCGCAGAGGCTTCAGAAGAGTTGAATCAATTAAGTGCAGAATTATCGAAAACAATAAGCAAATTTAAAATCCAATAA
- a CDS encoding cation:proton antiporter, with protein sequence MDVFDFILQIVLVLFVAKIAGQISLRFGQPSVLGKIIAGIILGPAVLGWIEQTELIHVFSEIGVLLLMFLAGLETDLESLGKNAKAATLVAVLGVIIPILMGWAASPLFHIPTSEGVFIGLLLAATSVSISVQTLREIGWLNSREGATLLGAAVLDDVIVVILIAVAIGFFMGAETNIAWVIAQQVIFFIIIYFVGRYIVPKFIHLFEGMLVTESIVTAGLILLFAAAYFADFLGVSGIIGTYFMGVAISRTKYAKEIEHGISPIAYGIFVPFFFINIGLPMSFDGLGSQIGFIMAFSLIAILSKFIGCGLGAKVGGFGWKSSAGIGAGMISRGEVALILASIGLTGGILSHEFYGAMIVVIIVTTLVTPPLLKLIFGKRHDEQVS encoded by the coding sequence GTGGATGTATTTGATTTTATCTTGCAAATTGTACTTGTTTTGTTCGTTGCTAAAATAGCAGGGCAAATCAGTCTCCGCTTTGGTCAGCCATCCGTCTTAGGTAAAATTATTGCAGGGATTATTTTAGGTCCTGCAGTTCTTGGTTGGATTGAACAAACAGAACTCATTCATGTTTTTAGTGAAATCGGCGTACTATTGCTGATGTTTTTAGCCGGACTGGAAACAGATTTGGAAAGTTTAGGGAAAAATGCGAAAGCTGCAACCCTTGTTGCCGTTTTAGGAGTCATTATACCAATTCTCATGGGATGGGCGGCTTCTCCTCTTTTCCATATTCCAACTTCTGAAGGCGTATTTATAGGGCTGTTGCTCGCTGCAACTAGCGTAAGTATTTCAGTGCAAACATTAAGAGAAATTGGTTGGTTGAATAGCCGTGAAGGTGCTACATTGCTTGGGGCAGCTGTATTAGACGATGTGATTGTTGTCATTCTCATCGCTGTCGCCATCGGGTTCTTCATGGGAGCAGAAACAAATATAGCTTGGGTCATTGCACAGCAAGTAATCTTCTTTATTATTATTTACTTTGTTGGCCGTTATATTGTTCCAAAATTCATACATCTTTTTGAAGGAATGTTAGTAACGGAATCAATCGTAACGGCTGGATTGATTTTACTATTTGCCGCAGCGTATTTTGCCGATTTCCTTGGTGTATCAGGCATTATCGGAACTTATTTTATGGGGGTTGCCATCAGCAGAACAAAATATGCTAAAGAAATTGAACATGGCATATCGCCAATTGCTTATGGTATTTTTGTGCCGTTCTTCTTTATAAACATCGGTTTGCCAATGAGCTTTGATGGCTTAGGCAGTCAGATTGGATTTATTATGGCATTCTCATTGATAGCGATCCTTTCAAAATTCATCGGCTGTGGACTTGGAGCGAAAGTTGGCGGATTTGGATGGAAGTCTTCCGCTGGGATTGGAGCTGGCATGATTTCCCGGGGCGAAGTGGCCTTAATTTTAGCTTCCATTGGTTTAACCGGCGGCATTTTATCCCATGAATTTTATGGTGCTATGATTGTCGTCATTATTGTTACTACTTTAGTAACTCCACCTTTACTGAAGCTCATTTTCGGTAAACGACATGATGAGCAAGTATCGTAA
- the thiM gene encoding hydroxyethylthiazole kinase has product MSLFKIRQKNPLIHCITNDVVTNFTANGLLAIGASPVMSDEPLDVEDMTSIANALLINIGTLNKHSVEAMFLAGKKANKLNIPVVLDPVGAGATKYRKEVTENLLKEIKFDLIRCNAGELAAIAGIQWQAKGVDSGEGEMDILSVTKEVAKKYKTIVAVSGKEDIVTDGEKADFVSGGHEWMTQVTGTGCLLSAICAGALSLEGDSYENILNVLMDYKKVAEFASKEKYLGSFQVEILNGLHQISRGEAI; this is encoded by the coding sequence ATGAGTTTATTTAAAATCCGTCAAAAAAATCCTTTAATTCATTGCATCACAAACGATGTGGTAACGAATTTTACCGCCAATGGACTGCTTGCCATTGGCGCATCTCCAGTAATGTCCGATGAACCATTGGATGTGGAGGACATGACTTCCATTGCCAATGCGTTGTTAATCAACATTGGAACATTAAATAAACATTCCGTTGAAGCTATGTTTTTAGCTGGGAAAAAAGCAAATAAGTTAAACATTCCCGTTGTGCTGGATCCTGTAGGGGCTGGCGCTACAAAATACCGGAAAGAAGTGACGGAAAATCTATTGAAAGAAATAAAATTTGATTTGATTCGCTGCAATGCAGGTGAATTGGCAGCGATTGCAGGAATTCAATGGCAAGCAAAAGGGGTAGATAGTGGGGAAGGAGAGATGGACATTCTTTCTGTCACAAAGGAAGTGGCTAAAAAGTATAAAACCATTGTCGCGGTTTCAGGAAAAGAAGATATTGTAACAGATGGGGAAAAAGCGGATTTTGTTTCGGGCGGCCATGAATGGATGACCCAAGTGACAGGAACAGGTTGTTTATTAAGCGCCATTTGTGCAGGTGCATTAAGTTTGGAAGGAGACTCATATGAAAATATTTTGAATGTACTCATGGATTATAAAAAAGTGGCGGAGTTTGCTTCGAAAGAAAAATATCTAGGTTCCTTCCAAGTGGAGATATTAAATGGGTTGCACCAAATTTCAAGAGGTGAAGCAATATGA